The following proteins are co-located in the Sardina pilchardus chromosome 24, fSarPil1.1, whole genome shotgun sequence genome:
- the snx10a gene encoding sorting nexin-10A — MDDMIDGLKKEFICVCVRDPHSHKEDYWHTHIDYEICLYTNSMCFRKKTSCVRRRYSEFVWLRQRLQENEILIDLPKLPPWNPFFSLSNTCQVAERMKGLQKFLEDVLQTSLFLSDSRVHLFLQSHLNIMKIDACAQGLTRYTVEQAIQACTCDLSRFPFEDEEGKIGCDSDCESISSSGLGHSMEPTMSLSEGASASDDQEV; from the exons ATGGATGACATGATAGACGGCCTGAAAAAG gagttcatctgtgtgtgcgttcgaGATCCACACAGTCACAAAGAGGACTACTGGCACACGCACATAGACTATGAGATCTGCCTATAC aCAAACAGCATGTGCTTCAGGAAGAAAACATCTTGTGTTCGGCGCCGCTACAGTGAGTTTGTATGGCTGCGTCAGAGACTACAGGAAAACGAGATTCTCAT AGACCTTCCCAAACTTCCTCCTTGGAATCCATTCTTCAGTTTAAGTAATACTTGCCAGGTGGCTGAGAGGATGAAGGGACTGCAGAAGTTCTTGGAGGA TGTACTACAGACCTCCTTGTTCCTGTCGGACAGCCGAGTGCACTTGTTTCTGCAGTCCCATCTTAACATCATGAAGATTGATGCATGTGCCCAAGGACTCACACGCTACACTGTAGAACAAGCAATCCAGGCCTGCACATGTGATCTGTCAAGATTCCCTTTTGAAGATGAAGAAGGCAAAATTGGCTGTGACTCCGACTGTGAAAG CATCTCGTCTTCTGGTTTGGGTCACAGTATGGAACCAACGATGTCTCTTAGCGAAGGTGCGTCTGCCTCTGATGACCAGGAGGTCTAG
- the cbx3a gene encoding chromobox protein homolog 3a isoform X1 — MDVRPKRSQETGAMGKKQMGKSKKEVSEPEEYVVEKVMDQRVVNGKVEYFLKWKGFSDADNTWEPEENLDCPELIAAFHTAQKGVVEKPDSNKRKPSTDEPETEESKAKKKKESEKPRGFARNLEPERIIGATDSSGELMFLMKWKDSDEADLVPAREANTRCPQVVISFYEERLTWHSCPEDEQQ; from the exons ATGGACGTCCGTCCGAAACGTTCGCAAGAAACT GGGGCCATGGGCAAGAAGCAGATGGGCAAGTCCAAAAAGGAGGTGTCCGAGCCCGAGGAGTATGTGGTGGAGAAGGTCATGGATCAGCGTGTGGTCAATGGAAAAGTGGAGTACTTCCTCAAATGGAAAGGGTTctcaga TGCGGACAACACCTGGGAGCCGGAGGAGAATCTGGACTGTCCAGAGCTGATCGCCGCCTTCCACACGGCCCAGAAGGGGGTGGTGGAGAAGCCCGACTCCAACAAGAGGAAGCCCTCCACAGACGAGCCAGAAACAGAAGAGAGCAAAgccaagaagaagaaagag AGTGAAAAGCCACGGGGGTTTGCCCGGAACCTTGAGCCGGAGAGGATCATCGGCGCGACAGACAGCAGCGGGGAACTCATGTTCTTGATGAAATG gaaagaTTCTGACGAGGCAGATCTGGTACCGGCGCGAGAGGCAAACACACGCTGCCCTCAGGTCGTCATCTCATTTTATGAGGAGCGTCTCACCTGGCACTCCTGCCCTGAAGATGAACAGCAGTAA
- the cbx3a gene encoding chromobox protein homolog 3a isoform X2, translated as MGKKQMGKSKKEVSEPEEYVVEKVMDQRVVNGKVEYFLKWKGFSDADNTWEPEENLDCPELIAAFHTAQKGVVEKPDSNKRKPSTDEPETEESKAKKKKESEKPRGFARNLEPERIIGATDSSGELMFLMKWKDSDEADLVPAREANTRCPQVVISFYEERLTWHSCPEDEQQ; from the exons ATGGGCAAGAAGCAGATGGGCAAGTCCAAAAAGGAGGTGTCCGAGCCCGAGGAGTATGTGGTGGAGAAGGTCATGGATCAGCGTGTGGTCAATGGAAAAGTGGAGTACTTCCTCAAATGGAAAGGGTTctcaga TGCGGACAACACCTGGGAGCCGGAGGAGAATCTGGACTGTCCAGAGCTGATCGCCGCCTTCCACACGGCCCAGAAGGGGGTGGTGGAGAAGCCCGACTCCAACAAGAGGAAGCCCTCCACAGACGAGCCAGAAACAGAAGAGAGCAAAgccaagaagaagaaagag AGTGAAAAGCCACGGGGGTTTGCCCGGAACCTTGAGCCGGAGAGGATCATCGGCGCGACAGACAGCAGCGGGGAACTCATGTTCTTGATGAAATG gaaagaTTCTGACGAGGCAGATCTGGTACCGGCGCGAGAGGCAAACACACGCTGCCCTCAGGTCGTCATCTCATTTTATGAGGAGCGTCTCACCTGGCACTCCTGCCCTGAAGATGAACAGCAGTAA